The following are encoded together in the Blastocatellia bacterium genome:
- a CDS encoding glycosyltransferase family 2 protein has translation MDNSSMENVQDSLATWLKKFKIVVVIPCYNVAKQIEAVLNTMPAFVSQIVTVNDASKDNSAEKIRQLAAKDPRIILVEHEKNKGVGGAMITGFNKALSLNPHLIVKMDGDGQMNPDFLPDLLIPLILGKADYTKGNRFRDFQALRQMPALRRIGNIGLSFMVKASTGYWKCFDPTNGFLAVRADVLKLVPLDKVHQSYFFEISLLSQMYLVGAVIKDIPMPARYGDEKSNLSIKKVLIEFPGKLFICFCRRIILKKFIYDFSIESIYLILGVPMILIGALYGGYYWYINSLANVPSPTGTVVLPALLIMLGFQIILAAIGIDLQSTPQEPVCSGPLTLEDPPKLIKA, from the coding sequence TTGGATAATAGTTCAATGGAAAATGTTCAAGATTCTTTAGCCACATGGTTAAAAAAATTTAAGATCGTGGTAGTAATTCCTTGCTATAACGTTGCTAAGCAAATAGAGGCAGTCTTAAACACAATGCCAGCTTTTGTTAGCCAAATAGTTACAGTTAATGACGCTTCTAAAGATAATAGTGCTGAAAAAATTCGTCAGCTAGCCGCTAAAGACCCTCGAATAATCCTAGTTGAACATGAAAAAAATAAAGGTGTTGGCGGTGCAATGATAACTGGTTTTAATAAGGCTTTGTCGCTAAATCCACATTTGATAGTTAAAATGGATGGCGATGGTCAGATGAATCCTGATTTCTTACCAGATTTGTTAATTCCTTTAATCTTAGGTAAAGCTGACTATACAAAAGGAAATAGATTTAGAGATTTTCAAGCACTGCGTCAAATGCCCGCGCTTCGTCGAATAGGAAATATTGGGCTAAGTTTTATGGTCAAAGCTTCAACAGGTTATTGGAAATGCTTTGATCCAACAAATGGTTTTTTAGCTGTTAGAGCGGATGTATTAAAACTTGTGCCTTTAGATAAAGTTCATCAATCCTATTTCTTTGAAATTTCACTACTTAGCCAAATGTATTTAGTTGGAGCAGTAATAAAAGATATTCCTATGCCAGCCCGCTATGGTGATGAAAAATCAAATTTATCAATCAAAAAAGTTTTAATTGAATTTCCTGGAAAACTTTTTATTTGCTTTTGCCGACGTATAATCTTAAAAAAATTTATTTATGATTTTTCCATTGAAAGTATTTACTTAATTTTAGGTGTGCCAATGATATTAATTGGTGCATTATATGGGGGTTATTACTGGTATATCAACTCACTTGCTAACGTTCCTTCTCCAACAGGAACAGTAGTTCTACCAGCATTACTAATTATGCTAGGTTTTCAAATTATTTTAGCTGCAATAGGAATTGACCTACAATCAACACCACAAGAGCCGGTTTGCTCCGGCCCATTAACACTAGAAGATCCCCCAAAACTGATTAAAGCTTAA
- a CDS encoding carbon-nitrogen hydrolase family protein, translating into MKICVAQTKPVEGDIKSNIEAHKKLIDLTVLNKAELIIFPELSITSYEPELAKELATDKEDSRFDDFQHISDTKEITIGIGVPIKNADGISISMIIFQPHKAREVYSKLYLHPDEEKFFVAKESTIGLIGKQSNIALAICYEISVVEHSENACKNGAEIYIASVVKTIHKIDLAIKALSEIANKHSMMVLMSNCVGQANGNDCAGKSSIFNNKGELLTQLNDTNEGILIIDTDTQEIVEKMI; encoded by the coding sequence ATGAAAATCTGTGTAGCACAAACAAAACCTGTAGAAGGCGACATTAAAAGCAATATTGAAGCTCATAAAAAATTAATAGACCTAACGGTTTTAAATAAAGCAGAGCTAATTATTTTTCCTGAACTTTCAATAACAAGTTATGAGCCTGAATTAGCAAAAGAACTAGCGACTGACAAAGAAGATAGTAGGTTTGATGATTTTCAACATATTTCGGACACTAAAGAGATAACTATAGGAATTGGAGTTCCAATCAAAAATGCTGATGGTATTTCTATTAGTATGATTATTTTTCAACCACATAAAGCAAGGGAAGTTTATTCAAAATTATATCTACATCCTGATGAAGAGAAATTTTTTGTTGCTAAAGAAAGTACTATAGGTTTAATAGGTAAGCAGTCAAATATAGCACTTGCAATTTGTTATGAAATATCTGTTGTAGAACATTCAGAAAATGCTTGCAAAAATGGTGCAGAAATTTATATAGCTAGCGTAGTTAAAACCATACATAAAATAGATTTAGCCATTAAAGCCTTGTCTGAAATTGCTAATAAACATTCTATGATGGTGCTTATGTCAAATTGTGTTGGTCAAGCTAATGGAAATGACTGTGCGGGTAAATCCTCTATTTTTAATAACAAAGGCGAATTACTCACCCAACTTAATGATACTAACGAAGGTATATTAATTATTGATACTGATACACAAGAAATAGTCGAAAAAATGATTTAA
- a CDS encoding protein kinase produces MIKQKQPDFKGTERFLIQRCIGSGGFGVVYEAYDQERKAVVALKTLHELTAESLYLFKQEFRLLADITHPNLITLYELMSDQDQCFFTMELVQGVNFLQYVRLYKEELDPNLSETINCITSSINTASQDEQETAITPTPTPRSTTQSDSISQIQTIRLSGEEKTNDDQVVVSINSQPNFKFDSIRLRDALRQLAAGIYAIHTAGKLHRDIKPSNILVTEEGRVVILDFGLAMELVSKKQQEHIVGTPAYMSPEQCVNSTLTEATDWYSVGVILYESLTGKRPFSGQVMDLLSHKQRFEPLAPSKLVKDIPKDLDLLCQQLLKKDPQKRPSGKEILERLSNNNLSVSSLSLDAARSIPFVGRESYINTIKEAFSIVKETRRTVTIYVYGNSGMGKSSLVRHFLKQLDKNEKDVVVLTGRCYEQESVPYKAFDSLIDDLSQHLKDLKKSELENLLPDDVLALARLFPVLKQVSAIASHESKVLEIPDSQQLRRRAFNALRELLARLATKTPLILFIDDLQWGDLDSAGLLIELLQPPNPPPFLLLTTYRNEEIKTSPFLTTFLPLREKTEVEIKDLAIKELSKEEAKKLAIALLGQENKELLELAEMIAQESKGNPFFVDELVRFMQLSTTSTEQTYTPNFAYLKPITSTKNKIVTATQPIIGRKTFSHSEETSFAKLDQVIYARIISLPEDARKLLEVIAVAGQPLERAIAKEAAQLDSQEQTTIALLRANRMIRLKGTKHQEQLEAYHDRIRETVVANLPSEKLKTLHRKLALLLETTADPERLANHFYKAGNNEKAAKYAFDAAEKLITR; encoded by the coding sequence ATGATTAAGCAAAAACAACCAGATTTTAAGGGAACAGAGCGTTTCTTAATCCAACGTTGCATTGGCTCAGGTGGCTTTGGCGTTGTTTATGAAGCTTATGACCAAGAACGTAAAGCGGTTGTGGCTCTTAAAACACTTCATGAACTAACAGCAGAATCTCTTTACTTATTTAAGCAAGAATTTCGTTTGTTAGCTGATATAACCCACCCTAATCTTATAACTCTTTATGAATTAATGTCAGATCAAGACCAGTGTTTTTTTACTATGGAATTGGTTCAAGGAGTTAATTTTCTTCAGTATGTTAGATTATATAAAGAAGAACTAGACCCAAATCTCTCTGAAACTATTAACTGTATAACATCTAGCATTAATACTGCTTCTCAAGACGAGCAAGAAACCGCTATAACACCAACTCCTACACCTAGATCAACTACTCAATCAGATTCTATAAGCCAAATACAAACTATTAGGCTTAGTGGTGAAGAAAAAACTAATGATGATCAAGTAGTAGTTTCCATAAACTCACAACCAAATTTTAAGTTTGACTCTATTCGTCTTAGAGACGCTTTAAGACAATTAGCAGCCGGTATTTATGCAATACATACAGCAGGAAAGTTACATAGAGACATTAAACCTTCAAATATTTTAGTGACTGAAGAAGGACGAGTAGTAATACTTGATTTTGGGCTAGCTATGGAGCTTGTTTCAAAAAAACAACAAGAACATATTGTTGGGACACCTGCTTATATGTCGCCAGAACAATGCGTCAACTCCACTTTAACAGAAGCTACAGATTGGTATAGCGTAGGGGTTATACTTTATGAATCACTCACTGGTAAACGCCCCTTTAGTGGTCAAGTGATGGATTTACTTTCACATAAACAACGTTTTGAACCCTTAGCACCTAGCAAACTAGTCAAAGATATCCCAAAAGATTTGGATCTACTTTGTCAGCAATTACTTAAAAAAGATCCTCAAAAACGTCCATCAGGAAAAGAAATTCTTGAGCGTCTTTCCAATAACAATTTATCTGTTTCTTCGCTCTCTTTAGATGCTGCGCGATCAATTCCTTTTGTTGGACGTGAAAGCTATATAAACACAATTAAAGAAGCTTTTAGCATAGTTAAAGAAACGCGACGCACAGTTACCATTTATGTTTATGGCAATTCTGGAATGGGAAAAAGTTCTTTAGTTCGTCATTTCCTTAAACAGTTAGATAAAAATGAAAAAGATGTAGTCGTTTTAACAGGCCGCTGTTATGAACAAGAATCTGTTCCTTATAAAGCCTTTGACAGCCTTATAGATGATTTAAGCCAACACTTAAAAGACTTAAAAAAATCAGAGCTTGAAAACCTTTTACCTGATGATGTGCTTGCATTAGCACGTTTATTTCCCGTTCTAAAACAAGTTTCAGCCATAGCTAGTCATGAAAGTAAAGTGTTAGAAATCCCTGACTCACAACAACTACGTCGCCGAGCCTTTAATGCCCTACGAGAGCTTTTAGCACGACTAGCAACAAAAACCCCTTTAATTCTTTTTATTGATGATCTTCAATGGGGAGATTTAGATAGTGCAGGGCTTTTAATTGAACTCCTGCAACCACCCAACCCACCACCTTTTTTGCTACTTACTACTTATAGAAACGAAGAAATAAAAACTAGTCCTTTTTTAACTACTTTTTTACCGCTACGAGAAAAAACAGAAGTTGAAATTAAAGATTTAGCTATTAAAGAACTTTCAAAAGAAGAAGCAAAAAAATTGGCTATTGCTTTGTTAGGCCAAGAAAATAAAGAGCTACTAGAACTTGCAGAAATGATTGCCCAAGAATCTAAGGGAAATCCTTTTTTTGTTGATGAGCTTGTGCGTTTTATGCAGTTAAGCACAACATCTACAGAGCAGACTTATACGCCTAATTTTGCTTACTTAAAACCCATCACCTCTACAAAAAATAAAATAGTAACAGCAACACAACCAATAATTGGTAGAAAAACCTTTTCACATAGTGAAGAAACCAGTTTTGCTAAATTAGACCAAGTTATTTATGCACGTATAATTAGCTTACCTGAAGATGCCCGTAAATTACTTGAAGTTATAGCTGTTGCAGGTCAACCGCTAGAAAGAGCCATTGCAAAAGAAGCCGCTCAACTTGATAGCCAAGAACAAACTACCATTGCACTGCTTCGAGCAAACCGAATGATTAGGTTAAAAGGTACTAAGCACCAAGAACAATTAGAAGCCTACCATGACCGAATACGGGAAACCGTAGTGGCTAATTTGCCATCAGAAAAATTAAAAACTCTCCATAGAAAGCTAGCTTTGCTTTTAGAAACTACAGCCGACCCAGAGCGGCTTGCAAATCATTTTTATAAAGCAGGAAATAATGAAAAGGCGGCTAAATATGCTTTTGATGCAGCAGAAAAGCTTATAACGCGCTAG
- the kdsB gene encoding 3-deoxy-manno-octulosonate cytidylyltransferase, with amino-acid sequence MGQRSRVTAIIPARYGSTRLPAKLLLNLAGKPIIQHVFEQTSQAKFVDEMLIATDDERIKTVANSFGATVIMTSVNHQTGTDRIAEVAEKLSSDIIVNVQGDEPLIDPNTIDQAINPLLDDPSLMMSTTCEKIENLADVFNPNIVKVVMNSQGNALYFSRAPIAFARFACLGEQSFEPAKMLEAMKNQPNELGEYFKHTGLYVYRRKFLLEFTTWPRSPLETQESLEQLRVLEKGYSIRVLKVTAKSIGIDTMADLLNAKKILEN; translated from the coding sequence ATGGGACAAAGATCAAGAGTTACTGCAATTATTCCAGCCCGCTACGGCTCAACACGCTTACCAGCAAAACTTCTACTAAATTTAGCAGGTAAACCAATCATCCAACATGTTTTTGAACAAACATCACAAGCTAAATTTGTTGATGAAATGCTAATTGCTACTGATGATGAACGAATAAAAACGGTAGCAAATAGTTTTGGTGCTACAGTAATAATGACTAGTGTAAATCATCAAACAGGTACAGATCGCATTGCAGAGGTAGCAGAAAAACTAAGTTCAGATATTATTGTTAATGTTCAAGGCGATGAACCGTTGATAGACCCTAACACAATTGATCAAGCTATTAATCCGCTATTAGATGACCCTAGCTTAATGATGTCAACTACTTGTGAGAAAATAGAGAATTTAGCAGATGTATTTAATCCTAATATAGTTAAAGTAGTAATGAATAGCCAAGGTAATGCACTGTATTTTTCACGCGCACCAATAGCTTTTGCTAGGTTTGCTTGTTTGGGTGAGCAAAGCTTTGAGCCAGCAAAGATGCTAGAAGCTATGAAAAATCAGCCTAACGAGCTAGGAGAATATTTTAAGCACACAGGACTTTATGTTTATCGACGTAAGTTTTTATTAGAGTTTACTACTTGGCCTCGTAGCCCGCTGGAGACACAAGAATCTTTAGAGCAATTACGCGTACTGGAAAAAGGTTATTCTATTCGTGTGCTAAAAGTTACTGCTAAATCTATTGGTATTGACACAATGGCAGATTTGCTTAATGCAAAAAAGATTTTAGAAAATTAA
- a CDS encoding FHA domain-containing protein translates to MRELLGSCHLSLEPARQAFFKVVRSDIESSRGTNTINLEDLKIKSNAGEVCLEDPIYKEYGSSTTDSSYFVTIGLETYQLKYGKNRIGRFEDNDIVVDDPSISRRHCCIVVHSDEQMEIFDTASRNGTRVNGQKIVKYWLKAGDQITLARKYTLMVSDFVQ, encoded by the coding sequence ATGAGAGAATTATTAGGAAGCTGTCATTTATCTCTTGAACCTGCTAGACAAGCATTTTTTAAGGTTGTTCGCTCAGATATAGAAAGTTCTAGAGGTACAAACACAATAAATTTAGAAGACTTAAAAATTAAAAGTAATGCGGGAGAAGTTTGTTTAGAAGATCCTATTTATAAAGAATATGGCAGTTCTACTACAGATTCTAGTTATTTTGTAACAATAGGGCTTGAAACTTACCAACTAAAATATGGTAAAAACCGTATAGGACGTTTTGAAGATAATGATATTGTGGTAGATGATCCTAGTATTTCCCGTAGGCATTGTTGCATAGTTGTTCATTCAGATGAACAGATGGAAATCTTTGACACCGCTTCTAGAAATGGGACAAGAGTTAATGGTCAAAAGATAGTAAAATATTGGCTTAAAGCAGGTGATCAAATAACTTTAGCTAGAAAATATACCTTAATGGTCTCTGACTTTGTACAATAA